From the genome of Sulfurovum sp. NBC37-1, one region includes:
- the fumC gene encoding class II fumarate hydratase, which produces MQYRIEKDTMGEMQVPADKYWAAQTQRSVQNFQIGVEKMPMEVVHGFANLKKACALVNNELGRLDDEKTNAIVEACDLVLAGELDDNFPLVVWQTGSGTQSNMNMNEVVANKATEIMGGDFTKEHIVHPNDDVNKGQSSNDTYPTGMRIAEVVAVTDNLIPALKQLKGTLEEKSKAFADIVKIGRTHLQDATPLTLGQEISGYVAMLETNLKQIEDALVYCRELAIGGTAVGTGLNSHPEFSQRVATQLNRFMAHNYGFVSQPNKFHALTGHDAEVVLSGTLKALAANLMKIANDIRWLASGPRCGLGEIEIPANEPGSSIMPGKVNPTQAEALTMVAVQVMGNDAAVGFAASQGNFELNVFKPVIAYNILQSIRLLSDSMRSFDVNCAVGIEPIEEKIEKFLNDSLMLVTALNPYIGYENAAKIAKTAHANGTTLKEEAVALGFLTEEEFDRYVQPKEMIAPKD; this is translated from the coding sequence ATGCAATACAGAATAGAAAAAGATACGATGGGTGAAATGCAGGTACCTGCAGACAAATATTGGGCAGCACAGACACAGCGTTCGGTACAGAACTTTCAGATTGGTGTGGAAAAGATGCCGATGGAAGTGGTCCATGGATTTGCCAACCTGAAAAAGGCCTGTGCCCTGGTAAACAATGAGCTTGGCCGTCTTGATGATGAGAAGACCAATGCGATAGTCGAAGCCTGCGATTTGGTATTGGCCGGTGAACTTGACGACAATTTCCCTCTAGTGGTTTGGCAGACAGGTTCGGGTACGCAGTCCAATATGAATATGAACGAAGTGGTCGCCAACAAAGCTACTGAAATCATGGGTGGTGATTTCACCAAAGAACATATCGTTCATCCCAATGATGATGTGAACAAAGGGCAGAGCTCCAATGACACCTACCCCACAGGCATGCGGATTGCCGAAGTAGTTGCGGTAACAGACAATCTCATTCCTGCACTCAAGCAGCTTAAGGGTACGCTCGAAGAGAAGTCAAAAGCCTTTGCCGATATCGTGAAGATAGGACGTACGCATCTTCAGGATGCGACACCATTGACATTGGGGCAGGAGATCAGTGGATATGTCGCAATGCTGGAAACGAATCTGAAGCAGATCGAGGATGCTCTGGTCTACTGTAGAGAGCTTGCTATCGGCGGTACTGCAGTCGGTACAGGGTTAAATTCTCACCCGGAATTCTCACAGAGGGTTGCGACCCAGTTGAACCGTTTTATGGCACATAATTACGGTTTTGTCTCACAGCCCAACAAGTTCCATGCACTGACGGGACATGATGCAGAAGTGGTTCTCTCAGGTACGCTCAAAGCATTGGCGGCCAATCTCATGAAGATCGCTAACGATATCCGCTGGCTGGCTTCCGGTCCCCGTTGTGGCCTGGGTGAGATCGAGATCCCGGCAAATGAACCAGGATCGTCCATTATGCCGGGCAAGGTTAACCCGACGCAGGCGGAAGCGCTTACCATGGTGGCCGTACAGGTGATGGGGAACGATGCTGCTGTCGGTTTTGCTGCATCACAGGGGAACTTCGAACTCAATGTATTCAAGCCGGTGATCGCCTACAATATCCTGCAGTCTATCAGATTGCTGTCTGACTCAATGAGAAGTTTCGATGTCAACTGCGCCGTCGGCATTGAGCCGATCGAAGAGAAGATCGAAAAATTCCTCAATGATTCGTTGATGCTGGTCACGGCACTCAATCCGTACATCGGGTATGAGAATGCAGCGAAGATCGCCAAAACAGCACATGCCAACGGTACGACACTGAAAGAAGAAGCCGTTGCACTCGGCTTCCTGACCGAAGAAGAGTTCGACCGTTATGTGCAACCCAAAGAGATGATAGCGCCTAAGGACTAA
- the sucD gene encoding succinate--CoA ligase subunit alpha encodes MSILVNKDTKVIVQGFTGKEGSFHAEQCIDYGTNIVGGVTPNKGGQVHLGKPVFNTVAEAVKETGATVSMIFVPPAFVGDAVMEAAEAGIELAVIITEGAPVKDMQAAKAYATKHGMKTIGPNCPGIITAEECKIGIMPGMIFKKGNVGLISKSGTLTYEGANQVCNVGYGITTAVGIGGDPIIGLSYKQILPMFEADPDTECIVMIGEIGGDLEIQAAKLIKEQITKPVVAFIAGQTAPKGKTMGHAGAIVSGSAGTAKEKMEALEAAGVKVVVSPAEIGKAVKEVLSK; translated from the coding sequence ATGTCAATTTTGGTAAATAAAGATACAAAAGTAATCGTTCAGGGCTTTACAGGTAAAGAAGGTTCTTTTCATGCGGAGCAGTGTATTGACTACGGTACGAATATCGTAGGCGGTGTTACACCGAACAAAGGTGGCCAGGTGCATTTAGGCAAGCCGGTATTCAATACGGTAGCAGAAGCGGTCAAAGAGACAGGCGCTACGGTTTCCATGATCTTCGTTCCACCTGCATTCGTCGGTGATGCAGTGATGGAAGCGGCAGAAGCGGGCATTGAACTTGCAGTCATTATTACGGAAGGTGCTCCAGTCAAAGATATGCAGGCAGCCAAAGCGTATGCGACAAAACATGGTATGAAGACTATCGGGCCAAACTGTCCGGGTATCATTACGGCAGAAGAGTGTAAAATAGGTATTATGCCGGGTATGATCTTCAAAAAAGGGAATGTCGGACTGATCTCCAAGTCAGGGACATTGACTTATGAAGGTGCGAATCAGGTTTGTAATGTAGGGTATGGTATCACTACAGCAGTCGGTATTGGTGGTGACCCGATCATCGGTCTCTCCTATAAGCAGATCCTCCCAATGTTTGAAGCGGATCCAGATACGGAATGTATCGTGATGATCGGTGAGATCGGCGGAGACCTCGAAATTCAGGCGGCAAAACTGATCAAAGAACAGATCACTAAGCCTGTTGTTGCTTTTATTGCGGGTCAAACTGCGCCAAAAGGTAAAACAATGGGACATGCCGGGGCTATCGTAAGCGGCAGTGCCGGTACAGCAAAAGAGAAGATGGAAGCATTGGAAGCAGCAGGCGTAAAAGTAGTTGTTTCTCCTGCGGAGATCGGTAAAGCTGTAAAAGAAGTACTGTCAAAATAA
- a CDS encoding 2-oxoglutarate ferredoxin oxidoreductase subunit beta yields MAFNYDEYLRTEKMPTLWCWGCGDGVILKSFIRAVDKLGWKKDDICVVSGIGCSGRFSSYVDFNTVHTTHGRTVAFATGIKLANPDKHVVCVAGDGDGLAIGGNHTIHGCRRNIDITLIIINNFIYGLTNSQTSPTTPRGMWTVSQKAGNIDPTFDGCKLAEAAGASFVGREKVTAPKKLEKLLLQAMEHKGFSYVEALSNCHINLGRKNKMANAMENLDWIDSITVSKKKYDTLSPEEQMNLLPTGILKQDTEADEYCDMYKEIQEVHQGLRGKITQDDFEKKI; encoded by the coding sequence ATGGCATTTAATTATGATGAGTATTTAAGAACAGAAAAGATGCCGACACTATGGTGTTGGGGATGTGGTGACGGTGTTATTTTGAAGTCATTTATTCGTGCAGTTGATAAACTCGGTTGGAAGAAAGATGACATCTGTGTCGTTTCCGGTATCGGATGTTCGGGAAGATTCTCTTCGTATGTCGACTTCAATACCGTACATACAACACACGGAAGAACGGTAGCATTCGCAACAGGTATCAAGCTGGCAAACCCTGACAAGCATGTTGTCTGTGTTGCAGGTGACGGTGACGGCCTTGCAATCGGTGGTAACCATACGATCCACGGATGTAGAAGAAATATTGATATTACATTGATCATTATTAATAACTTTATTTATGGTCTTACAAATTCTCAGACTTCACCTACCACACCAAGAGGGATGTGGACCGTTTCCCAGAAAGCGGGTAACATTGACCCTACATTTGACGGCTGTAAACTTGCTGAAGCAGCGGGGGCTTCTTTTGTCGGTAGAGAAAAGGTAACAGCACCCAAGAAGTTGGAAAAGCTTCTTTTGCAGGCAATGGAGCACAAAGGTTTCTCCTATGTTGAAGCGCTCTCCAACTGCCATATCAACCTTGGTAGAAAGAATAAAATGGCAAATGCTATGGAGAACCTGGATTGGATCGACAGTATTACTGTTTCCAAAAAGAAATATGATACTTTGTCTCCTGAAGAGCAGATGAACCTGCTTCCAACAGGTATCCTAAAGCAGGATACAGAAGCAGATGAATATTGTGATATGTATAAAGAGATTCAAGAAGTACATCAAGGTCTGAGAGGTAAGATTACCCAAGATGACTTTGAGAAAAAAATATAA
- a CDS encoding Fe-S-containing hydro-lyase has translation MAQYTLTTPLTSEDTRQLKAGDTVLLNGTIFTARDAAHKRLVELLEKGEELPFDIEGSVIYFVGPTPPKPGDPIGSAGPTTSYRMDSYSPTMLRYGSKGMIGKGKRNQVVKDACKEYDGIYFGATGGAGALLGKKITSAEVIAYPELGPEAVRKITVKDFPVTVINDTYGNDLYQMGREQYEVKD, from the coding sequence ATGGCACAATATACATTAACGACACCATTGACATCGGAAGATACAAGACAACTTAAAGCAGGTGATACCGTACTGCTTAACGGTACTATCTTTACTGCACGTGACGCGGCACACAAACGCTTGGTAGAGCTTCTTGAAAAAGGGGAAGAGCTACCGTTTGATATTGAGGGATCTGTCATCTATTTTGTAGGACCGACACCGCCAAAACCTGGAGATCCGATAGGCTCTGCCGGACCGACTACCTCATACAGGATGGACAGTTACTCTCCAACTATGCTTCGGTACGGTTCTAAAGGAATGATCGGTAAAGGAAAGCGTAATCAGGTAGTCAAAGATGCCTGTAAAGAGTATGACGGTATTTACTTTGGTGCGACCGGTGGCGCAGGTGCACTGCTTGGTAAAAAGATCACTTCAGCCGAAGTGATCGCCTATCCTGAACTCGGCCCCGAAGCGGTACGTAAGATCACGGTCAAAGATTTCCCGGTCACTGTCATTAATGATACGTACGGAAACGATCTCTACCAAATGGGAAGAGAACAGTACGAAGTCAAGGATTGA
- the sucC gene encoding ADP-forming succinate--CoA ligase subunit beta → MNVHEYQAKQIFAEYGVPTPKGIMAESVDAAVEAAKELGGPIWVVKAQIHAGGRGLGGGVKLAKSLDEVRELADEILGMTLVTHQTGPEGKLVQKLYIEDGADIKDEFYLSVILDRKLEMPLIMASTEGGMNIEDVAENTPEKIITVPVDPTIGFQGFHGRELAFGLGITDKAEQKNIITFAQKLYKLYMDKDAEMIEINPLVRTGSGEFLALDGKMGFDNSALYRQPEIAAMRDLSEEDPDEVEAAKYGLSYVALDGEIGCMVNGAGLAMGTMDTINHMGGTPANFLDVGGSANAETVAKGFEIILKNPNVKAIFVNIFGGIVRCDRIANGIIEATKITDVHVPVIVRLDGTNAPEAAEILKNANISNLIVAEDLGDGAAKAVAAAKGEI, encoded by the coding sequence GTGAACGTACATGAATATCAGGCAAAACAGATCTTTGCCGAATATGGTGTTCCCACACCAAAAGGTATAATGGCGGAAAGTGTTGATGCAGCCGTTGAAGCAGCAAAAGAACTGGGTGGACCGATTTGGGTCGTGAAAGCTCAGATCCACGCAGGTGGACGTGGGCTTGGCGGTGGTGTCAAGCTTGCAAAATCATTGGATGAAGTAAGAGAATTGGCAGATGAGATCCTTGGAATGACTTTGGTGACACACCAGACAGGTCCTGAAGGAAAACTGGTTCAGAAGCTCTACATCGAAGACGGTGCAGACATTAAAGATGAGTTCTATCTTTCTGTCATTCTTGACAGAAAACTGGAAATGCCTCTGATCATGGCTTCTACCGAAGGTGGAATGAACATTGAGGATGTTGCGGAAAATACACCCGAAAAGATCATTACGGTTCCGGTAGACCCGACGATTGGTTTCCAAGGTTTCCATGGGCGTGAATTGGCGTTCGGTCTTGGTATTACGGACAAAGCGGAACAGAAGAATATCATTACATTTGCACAGAAGCTTTATAAACTTTATATGGACAAAGATGCAGAGATGATCGAGATCAACCCGCTTGTAAGAACAGGTTCGGGTGAATTCCTGGCACTTGACGGGAAAATGGGCTTCGATAATTCTGCGCTCTACAGACAGCCTGAGATCGCAGCGATGAGAGATCTGAGCGAAGAAGACCCCGATGAAGTCGAAGCGGCAAAGTACGGTCTTTCCTATGTAGCACTTGACGGTGAGATCGGTTGTATGGTAAATGGTGCCGGTCTTGCAATGGGTACGATGGATACGATCAACCACATGGGTGGTACACCGGCGAACTTCCTTGATGTAGGTGGTTCGGCAAACGCGGAGACCGTTGCAAAAGGTTTCGAGATCATTCTCAAGAATCCAAATGTCAAAGCGATCTTCGTCAATATCTTCGGCGGTATCGTAAGATGTGACAGAATCGCGAATGGTATTATCGAAGCGACAAAGATCACGGATGTGCATGTGCCTGTGATCGTACGTCTTGACGGAACGAATGCTCCGGAAGCGGCAGAGATCCTTAAAAATGCGAACATTTCAAACCTGATCGTTGCTGAAGATCTGGGTGACGGCGCTGCAAAAGCAGTTGCTGCGGCGAAAGGAGAGATATAA
- a CDS encoding ATP-binding protein — MLDELREYQRKIFHKNNFTYERYFHKNINLDQKLVGIVGARGVGKTTFLIQYLKKLDIPFSKKLYISADTINIPSLFAVAEAFSKEEGEVLVIDEIHKYHDFEKELKMIYDILDLKVIFSGSSALKIDNAKADLSRRALLYHVYGLSFREFIELKKGILLKSFSLSEILKDHVDIAYDLLEKFNLTLLFREYLESGYYPFYFEDQENYLVRLNETVNTVIEVDIPSVFPIEYDSISNIKKLVRLVCSSHPYTPNIKELLQRMEMGDNYKGLYRFLDYLHKAKILNVMRAKTKGDNIFTKPEKVYLNNTNLHAAYCDKSQKGTVREVFFASMLIDRYVMSIPKRGDFLVNDRYTFEVGGSSKGFKQIKDLPDSFVVSDDIEIGSGNKIPLWLFGFLY; from the coding sequence ATGCTTGATGAACTAAGAGAATATCAAAGAAAAATATTTCATAAAAATAATTTTACTTATGAAAGATATTTTCATAAAAATATTAATCTTGATCAGAAACTTGTTGGTATTGTTGGGGCAAGAGGGGTTGGTAAAACGACATTTCTAATTCAGTATTTAAAAAAACTTGATATTCCATTCAGTAAAAAACTGTATATTAGTGCAGATACGATTAATATCCCTTCATTGTTTGCTGTAGCAGAAGCATTCAGTAAAGAAGAAGGGGAAGTATTGGTGATTGATGAGATCCATAAGTATCATGACTTCGAGAAAGAACTCAAGATGATTTATGATATTTTGGATTTAAAGGTAATCTTCAGTGGAAGCAGTGCACTTAAAATAGACAATGCCAAAGCAGACTTGAGTAGAAGGGCATTGCTTTATCATGTATATGGGCTATCTTTCAGGGAGTTCATAGAGCTGAAAAAAGGGATATTATTAAAAAGTTTCAGCTTGAGTGAGATTTTGAAAGACCATGTGGATATTGCTTATGACCTTCTTGAGAAATTTAACCTGACACTGCTTTTTAGAGAATATTTGGAAAGTGGTTACTATCCTTTTTATTTTGAAGATCAGGAAAATTATCTTGTGAGACTTAATGAAACAGTAAATACAGTAATAGAAGTTGACATTCCCTCTGTTTTTCCTATAGAGTATGACAGTATATCAAACATAAAAAAGCTTGTACGGCTTGTATGTTCTTCCCATCCCTATACACCTAACATTAAAGAACTACTACAGCGAATGGAGATGGGTGATAACTATAAGGGACTGTATAGATTTCTAGACTATCTTCATAAAGCAAAAATTTTGAATGTAATGCGAGCGAAGACAAAAGGTGATAATATATTTACAAAGCCTGAAAAGGTTTATCTCAATAACACCAATCTTCATGCAGCGTATTGTGACAAAAGTCAAAAAGGAACCGTACGAGAAGTATTCTTTGCAAGTATGCTGATAGATAGATATGTTATGTCTATACCAAAACGAGGTGATTTTCTGGTAAATGACCGGTATACTTTTGAAGTAGGTGGCAGTTCAAAAGGATTTAAACAGATAAAAGATCTGCCTGATTCTTTCGTTGTTTCTGATGATATAGAGATCGGTAGTGGCAACAAGATTCCTCTTTGGCTTTTTGGATTTTTGTATTAG
- a CDS encoding DEAD/DEAH box helicase has translation MFEKQKSDIENNIIAIKKEIERLSPFSKSDKIKLFRKLFIGNELVYAKHWISKDGLKKGYSPVSKTFKGTDYIPVNDHVIQQHLEGKVRMGTYAVKNQTLCSFLAIDLDKSSFVADARAIHTVCNAMDINAYFELSKSGNGIHIWFFFLEDVRARDARILGDLIITKAMDISDGIDMKSYDRLFPNQDYVAPDALGNLIALPLHFGSRSEGKTVFIDIDTMQPYENQWSILQNVLKISSQKLHSLIIDYARLTESTSLMPWEIKQEKLVLPKAVQMVLHNAIYIEKSVLSITLLNLLKRMASFYNPEFFMRQRQRLSTFNTPRVVSTYDLNERYIILPRGLYGKLKSFFKKHKVQMHIEDKRLNMKIPAQEFFLDLRSEQIKAKNEILKNDYSLLIAPPGFGKTAVASAVISEHGVATLILVHKTVLLEQWSKRLSEYFKIDIKSIGILGKGKKKLNGNLDVATLQSLKNRPELIENYSQIIIDEAHHMPAVSFEIPLKRFKGKYVLGLSATPKRKDGMEAIMYLQCGDIVHESVRESTVKHTLKTVTTQYDTFMDHFSMMLGEITEDDMRNRQIVDEIVKLSERKILVLSERIEHLNILWHMLEARGIDAVLLYGGLKTKEKRLQFEKTEDASIILSTSSYIGEGIDIGHLDTIIFTMPISYPERIIQYLGRIGRQGQQCLAIDFIDISVPMLKSSFNKRMRGYKKMGYVLAPVQTLFETV, from the coding sequence ATGTTTGAAAAACAAAAATCTGATATTGAGAATAACATTATTGCCATCAAAAAAGAGATTGAAAGACTGTCACCCTTTTCTAAGTCTGATAAGATTAAGCTTTTCCGAAAACTTTTTATTGGTAATGAGCTTGTATATGCCAAGCATTGGATTAGTAAAGATGGTTTGAAAAAAGGATATTCTCCTGTATCAAAGACATTTAAGGGTACGGATTACATCCCTGTAAATGATCATGTCATCCAGCAACACCTTGAGGGTAAAGTGAGGATGGGAACCTATGCTGTCAAAAATCAGACTCTGTGCAGTTTCCTTGCTATTGATCTGGACAAATCAAGTTTTGTAGCGGATGCCAGAGCAATTCATACTGTTTGTAATGCAATGGATATCAATGCTTACTTTGAATTATCTAAATCAGGAAACGGTATCCACATTTGGTTTTTCTTTCTCGAGGATGTACGAGCCAGGGATGCAAGAATACTTGGTGACTTGATTATTACAAAAGCCATGGATATCAGCGATGGTATCGACATGAAAAGTTATGACCGTCTCTTTCCTAATCAAGACTATGTTGCTCCTGATGCACTGGGTAATCTTATTGCCCTGCCATTACATTTTGGATCTCGAAGTGAAGGGAAAACAGTTTTTATAGATATTGATACCATGCAACCCTATGAAAATCAATGGAGTATACTGCAAAATGTTCTAAAAATCTCATCCCAAAAATTACATAGTTTGATTATTGATTATGCAAGATTGACGGAATCAACATCTTTGATGCCGTGGGAAATCAAACAGGAAAAATTGGTGCTTCCAAAGGCAGTTCAAATGGTTTTGCATAATGCGATCTATATTGAAAAATCAGTACTATCTATAACACTGCTCAATTTACTGAAGCGAATGGCATCATTTTACAATCCTGAATTTTTTATGCGTCAACGGCAGAGATTGTCAACATTTAATACCCCTCGTGTGGTTTCAACGTATGATTTAAATGAACGTTATATTATTTTACCTCGTGGTTTGTATGGAAAACTCAAATCTTTTTTTAAAAAGCACAAAGTTCAGATGCATATAGAAGACAAAAGACTAAATATGAAAATACCTGCTCAAGAATTTTTCTTAGATCTCCGAAGTGAACAAATAAAAGCAAAAAATGAGATATTGAAAAATGATTACTCTTTGTTGATCGCACCTCCTGGATTTGGTAAAACAGCAGTTGCTTCAGCTGTCATCTCGGAGCATGGGGTGGCTACACTTATTTTGGTACATAAGACAGTACTGTTGGAACAGTGGAGTAAAAGATTGAGTGAATATTTTAAAATAGATATCAAATCTATTGGAATATTGGGCAAAGGAAAGAAAAAGCTTAATGGTAATCTTGATGTTGCCACCTTGCAGTCATTGAAAAATAGACCTGAATTAATTGAAAACTATTCCCAGATCATCATCGATGAAGCGCATCACATGCCGGCAGTCTCTTTTGAAATACCACTTAAGAGGTTTAAAGGAAAGTATGTATTGGGATTGAGTGCGACACCTAAACGTAAAGATGGTATGGAAGCGATCATGTATTTGCAGTGTGGGGATATAGTGCATGAGTCTGTGAGAGAAAGTACCGTCAAGCATACGCTAAAAACCGTTACAACTCAATATGACACATTTATGGATCATTTTAGTATGATGCTTGGTGAAATAACAGAAGATGATATGCGTAATAGGCAAATTGTCGATGAAATTGTGAAACTATCAGAACGAAAAATACTTGTACTGAGTGAACGCATAGAGCATTTGAATATTCTGTGGCATATGTTGGAAGCAAGAGGTATTGATGCTGTGTTACTTTATGGTGGATTGAAAACAAAAGAAAAGAGGTTACAGTTTGAGAAGACTGAAGATGCTTCTATTATTCTTTCCACCAGCAGTTATATCGGAGAAGGTATCGATATCGGCCATCTTGATACGATTATTTTCACTATGCCTATCTCCTATCCGGAACGTATTATTCAGTATTTGGGACGAATTGGCAGGCAGGGACAGCAATGTCTTGCTATTGATTTTATTGATATATCAGTCCCAATGCTGAAAAGTAGTTTCAACAAGAGAATGAGAGGGTATAAAAAGATGGGATACGTATTGGCACCGGTTCAGACATTATTTGAAACTGTGTAA
- a CDS encoding 4Fe-4S dicluster domain-containing protein: MSTMAAPENTPVWVNTDRCKACDICVDSCPAGVLSMKQEPKSVLGAMISVIAPESCIGCNECELVCPDFAIYVAEKKEFKFAKLTDASKARQEAIINNGWRLPEDYKEAN; the protein is encoded by the coding sequence ATGTCAACAATGGCAGCTCCGGAAAATACTCCGGTATGGGTAAACACCGATAGATGTAAAGCCTGTGATATCTGTGTGGATTCATGTCCTGCAGGTGTTCTCTCGATGAAGCAGGAACCAAAATCAGTTCTAGGTGCAATGATCAGTGTAATTGCTCCTGAATCATGTATAGGATGTAACGAGTGTGAGCTTGTCTGTCCTGATTTTGCAATTTACGTAGCAGAGAAAAAAGAGTTTAAATTCGCAAAACTCACAGATGCTTCAAAAGCACGACAGGAAGCAATTATTAACAATGGGTGGAGATTACCCGAAGATTATAAGGAGGCTAACTAA
- a CDS encoding 2-oxoacid:acceptor oxidoreductase family protein codes for MSRIVMRFTGVGGQGVLLAGEIFAAAKIKAGGYGVKTATYTSQVRGGPTVVDIQLDDKEIFYPYAIDGEVDFMLSVAEASYKLFKNGVREGGTIVVEPNLVHPTEEDRKKWNIVEIPIITIAKEEVGNVITQSVVALAIANTFTHALDEKVLIDTMLSKVPKKVHEVNLKAYELGKKYALEAMK; via the coding sequence ATGAGTAGAATAGTAATGAGATTTACCGGTGTCGGTGGTCAAGGTGTTCTTCTGGCTGGTGAAATCTTTGCAGCTGCAAAGATCAAAGCAGGCGGATATGGAGTCAAAACAGCAACGTATACATCACAAGTGCGTGGCGGTCCGACGGTTGTGGATATTCAATTGGATGATAAAGAGATCTTCTATCCATATGCGATAGATGGAGAAGTTGACTTTATGCTTTCAGTTGCAGAAGCAAGTTATAAACTCTTTAAAAACGGTGTGAGAGAAGGCGGGACTATTGTTGTAGAACCAAACTTGGTACACCCGACAGAAGAAGATAGAAAAAAATGGAATATCGTTGAGATACCTATTATTACTATCGCCAAAGAAGAAGTAGGGAATGTAATTACACAGTCTGTCGTTGCCCTGGCGATTGCGAATACATTCACCCATGCACTCGATGAAAAAGTTCTTATCGATACAATGCTTTCTAAAGTACCTAAAAAAGTTCATGAAGTGAACCTAAAAGCATATGAGTTAGGAAAAAAATACGCTCTCGAAGCAATGAAGTAA
- a CDS encoding 2-oxoglutarate synthase subunit alpha has translation MSATREVISSGNELSAMAAVDAGCMFFAGYPLTPSSEIMHVSSDLLPKKGGVAIQMEDEIAGVAAAIGAGMTGVRTLTATSGPGMSLKAENLGLAQMAEVPLVCVNVMRGGPSTGLPTRVAQGDVAQAKNPSHGDYKSITVCAGNLEECYTETVRAFNLADRFMQPVFVLLDETLGHMHAKAIIPTAEEVEKGIVPRKKFEGDPADYKPYGVAQDEPAVLNPMFEGYRYHFTGLHHDAMGFPTEEIETCRKLIDRLFRKVEEHQDEIESNEEYMLDDADILLVGYGSASLAIKEAVNMLREEGIKAGLFRPITLWPSPEKRMHELGQKFDKVLVVELNQGQYLEEVQRSMGRLDINKLTKTNGRPFSPADIIEKVKEL, from the coding sequence ATGTCAGCAACAAGAGAAGTAATATCTAGTGGAAATGAACTGTCTGCAATGGCAGCGGTGGATGCCGGATGTATGTTTTTTGCCGGATATCCACTGACACCGTCAAGTGAGATAATGCACGTCAGTTCTGACCTTTTACCTAAAAAAGGTGGTGTGGCAATTCAAATGGAAGATGAGATCGCCGGTGTCGCAGCAGCGATTGGTGCGGGTATGACAGGTGTAAGAACATTAACAGCAACATCAGGACCGGGTATGTCTCTCAAAGCAGAGAACCTTGGGCTTGCCCAAATGGCAGAAGTACCGTTGGTATGTGTAAACGTTATGAGAGGCGGGCCATCAACAGGACTTCCTACACGTGTTGCCCAGGGTGATGTTGCTCAGGCAAAGAATCCTTCGCATGGTGACTATAAATCGATCACTGTGTGTGCAGGAAATCTTGAAGAGTGTTATACTGAAACAGTAAGAGCGTTTAACCTTGCAGACAGATTCATGCAGCCTGTATTTGTTCTTCTCGATGAGACACTTGGGCATATGCATGCAAAGGCGATCATTCCGACAGCTGAAGAAGTTGAAAAAGGTATCGTACCAAGAAAGAAGTTTGAAGGTGATCCTGCAGACTACAAACCATACGGTGTAGCCCAGGATGAACCGGCAGTACTCAATCCAATGTTTGAAGGTTACAGATACCACTTTACGGGTCTTCACCATGATGCCATGGGATTCCCTACTGAAGAGATCGAAACATGTAGAAAGCTGATCGACAGGCTTTTCAGAAAAGTAGAAGAACATCAGGATGAGATCGAAAGTAACGAAGAGTATATGCTTGATGATGCGGATATCCTTCTTGTAGGTTATGGTTCAGCTTCATTGGCAATCAAAGAAGCGGTAAATATGCTCAGAGAAGAAGGGATCAAAGCGGGTCTTTTCAGACCTATTACGCTCTGGCCAAGTCCCGAAAAACGTATGCATGAACTTGGTCAGAAATTTGACAAAGTACTTGTGGTTGAACTGAACCAGGGGCAATACCTCGAAGAGGTACAAAGATCAATGGGTAGACTGGATATCAATAAATTGACCAAAACGAACGGTCGTCCATTCTCACCTGCAGATATTATAGAAAAAGTGAAGGAGCTGTAA